Proteins encoded together in one Chloroflexota bacterium window:
- a CDS encoding DUF11 domain-containing protein, which yields MSGILPRVIKRNSRLFVRVALSLMLAIVLFGSARPQPGIAAPAPSRPATPYTTTISSGDISAAIPDNGSVTSSRTGNFPNTIVTGVRVKVRLNHTYDHDLRLSVIAPDGATIILSDQNGGSGNNYGSGAQSCSGTFTTFDVSAATAISAGSAPFAGTYRPDQDLRNLDGHSADGSWSFRAEDLVGNDVGTLYCWQVELDLFPLVSISGKTFADVNLDGALQAGDTGVAGWQLSLYRYMCGLGCTLQRVTTTTSDANGDYSFDNLTPGGFPPLFTGIYVVSATPPAGWSATTPGESTQTITQRTNNNGVSNVNFGAGRADLRVVVTDSPDPVSPGATLHYYYTVYNDGPTDATSVVITNTPPAQFTGSIFGGWSSGTCAFVGVQLVCQLNRLSPGGSAAYDAWGTVDATLPDGTVIQDSVTANSKYIADANPGNNTIVVEQTTVRRIADLQVTKTGPASAFIGEDITYQLSLKNNGPDPVATSVTLTDTVPANTVFKSFSAPAGWVCSTPSAGGTGPISCVFPASILMPFVGTANFSLIVTARADLAAGVVIANTAGVTSGTYDGNLANNGASTTTRLAGKADLRTSQTVSANPVIAGTDLTYQVTVLNGGPNEAGTVVFTDTVPVSMTFKSVTPAGGFACPTQPAAGGTGAIVCAGSGLGNGGTALFVLVFTVDPLVRDNTTLINNATAAGDSYDVAPGNNASSLAVLVQNRADLVLTVSASPDPVIAGSILRYNISIVNSGPSVAPNVVFTDMLPISGTLVSAITNRGSCGAGNPVICTIGDMHPGFASGTAFIVLDVLLAANSPDSQFAFNRGEVTSDTTDPDMTNNLVDTSTHVIARSDLRMSMSDSPDPVIAGANLTYTIQITNGGPSNAPGVVVSDTLPVSSSLVAASVPGGTCILAGDVICTVGALVVGQSMQVIVVARINSDVSDGSTLTNVSRVGSLALDDNTGNNGASVSTLVLRRHDLVITKTGMPDPVEAGGRLTYTIAYVNNGPSDAFNVTISDTLPLYTSYFTVSSTAADCAGGRVISCTVGTLPYGFGGLVVVSVDVDAAAPDRLTITNTAAITSSSIDLNYPNNWDSTPTQLRGWADLGMSKTDAPDPAPAGTVVTYTLVVTNAGPSRALDVVITDPLPYNETLLSGSFVTVETTTTRWQAFSNTPAVTSTATLTGSAWLTSTSGLTQTALVSVTSVVSSSLGVTTTTTFTATNWRTGFCTGALTATCALGRMLAGDAVTVTLAAAIDITPPPLTIVTNTATVTALTSDPVTANNSASAITRIIPQADLAVVKRGRPDPAAAGTNLTYTLVVTNYGPHAAQNIQLLDPIPAGTSFITVSAPTAWACALPVPNTTVVCVTPVLAVGAVSSIEIYLLIDPAGVDGARVVNTVSISSDTADIAPGNNVYTATTLLMSRPDLSIIKTGTPEVVVAGTNLTYTLQISNAGPSKATVVRMTDLLSPTAMSLVNVSTTVGACSGTTNFICNYGTLQPGALATTTIAVFVKPGVRGTLSNTASVFSNEADPFTDNNISSMASTVIGLVDLQVTQSDNPDPVVAGKPVTYTVVVTNAGPSTANGVTMAEALPWYYSVSSITLTQGFCTLAGTLTCNLGSLTPNTGAVVTVTMLVDPAARDIVTSTLSATAVETDTNNLNDTTVETTTVLVLTDLAISKRAGADPVIAGTTLTYTLIISNAGPSAALATVVTDTLPAGTTLSGYLSPQGSCTGTIQVVCDIGTVQPSQPITVLLFAAVDPAWRTALHNDVIAVSIDPDTDPTNNTAATDTAVTALADVSVRKTASNAGVTLTYIVSAQNAGPSTATGVALTDTLPAGMVVTDLHTSQGFCAGLTIVACMLDTLPPNTTASVTITAVISPAMPGTYTNTALVGAIETDPDLANNSAQASTHIYGTYLPLILHRYVPGPDLIVTHIDATPANVTVVVRNVGDRPVASTFWVDFYVNPNPVPVKVNDRADDGRSSQYIVWGVTESALPIQPGGTLTLTYGDRYMFGPLTKFTPGTMAVGALVYAQADSASENSWFGGVLENHEMVGGLYNNIYGPVAVVPGNAPVTPQAPASSSVPSGTLPPRRQR from the coding sequence ATGAGCGGTATTCTCCCGCGCGTTATCAAAAGGAATAGTCGGCTCTTCGTCCGCGTTGCGCTATCACTGATGCTGGCGATCGTGCTGTTCGGCTCGGCGCGTCCGCAGCCTGGCATCGCCGCGCCGGCGCCTAGCCGCCCCGCCACGCCGTATACAACCACGATCTCATCCGGCGACATTTCCGCCGCCATCCCGGATAACGGTTCAGTAACGTCAAGTCGGACCGGCAACTTCCCGAACACGATCGTGACCGGCGTGCGTGTCAAGGTACGCCTTAATCACACTTACGATCATGACCTGAGACTATCGGTGATTGCGCCCGATGGTGCCACGATCATATTGAGCGATCAGAACGGCGGCAGCGGCAACAACTACGGCAGTGGCGCGCAGAGTTGCAGCGGGACATTCACGACGTTTGACGTCAGCGCCGCGACCGCAATCTCCGCTGGCTCGGCGCCGTTTGCGGGCACGTACCGGCCGGACCAAGATCTGCGCAACCTCGATGGCCACTCGGCCGACGGATCATGGAGTTTCCGTGCAGAGGATCTCGTCGGCAACGACGTCGGAACCTTGTACTGCTGGCAGGTGGAACTTGATCTGTTTCCGCTTGTCAGTATCAGCGGCAAGACGTTCGCGGACGTGAATCTGGATGGCGCTTTGCAAGCCGGTGACACGGGGGTAGCCGGCTGGCAGCTATCGCTCTACAGATATATGTGCGGGCTGGGTTGCACGCTTCAACGCGTAACGACGACCACGTCTGACGCCAACGGCGACTACTCGTTTGATAACCTAACTCCCGGAGGCTTCCCTCCCCTCTTTACGGGTATATACGTAGTCTCCGCGACACCGCCGGCCGGCTGGTCTGCCACCACGCCGGGGGAATCGACGCAGACCATTACCCAACGCACCAACAACAATGGTGTCAGTAACGTTAACTTCGGGGCCGGCCGGGCCGACCTGCGCGTCGTTGTGACGGACTCCCCTGATCCGGTCAGCCCCGGGGCGACGCTGCACTACTACTACACCGTCTATAATGACGGCCCGACCGACGCCACCAGCGTCGTTATTACCAATACCCCGCCCGCGCAGTTCACCGGTTCGATCTTTGGCGGCTGGTCGAGCGGGACGTGCGCTTTCGTAGGCGTTCAACTGGTCTGCCAGTTGAATCGCCTGTCGCCGGGCGGCTCGGCGGCCTATGACGCATGGGGCACGGTCGATGCAACGTTGCCCGATGGGACGGTCATCCAGGACAGTGTCACCGCCAATTCGAAATATATTGCCGACGCAAATCCGGGGAACAACACGATCGTCGTTGAGCAGACGACCGTGCGCCGCATCGCCGACCTGCAGGTGACCAAGACAGGGCCTGCCTCTGCATTTATCGGCGAAGACATCACGTACCAGTTGTCGTTGAAGAACAATGGCCCCGACCCGGTCGCAACAAGTGTGACTCTAACCGACACCGTGCCGGCCAATACAGTCTTCAAGTCATTTTCGGCGCCGGCCGGCTGGGTCTGCTCGACGCCGTCCGCCGGTGGGACGGGGCCGATATCCTGCGTATTCCCAGCCAGCATTCTCATGCCGTTCGTCGGAACAGCCAACTTCTCGCTGATCGTCACGGCGCGCGCGGATCTGGCAGCGGGCGTGGTCATCGCGAACACGGCGGGCGTCACCTCCGGCACGTATGACGGCAATCTCGCGAACAACGGCGCCAGTACCACGACGCGACTGGCCGGCAAGGCCGATCTGCGCACCTCACAGACGGTCAGCGCAAACCCGGTCATCGCCGGCACGGACCTGACCTACCAGGTGACGGTACTCAATGGCGGGCCCAACGAGGCCGGCACGGTCGTCTTCACCGACACCGTACCCGTCAGCATGACCTTCAAGTCAGTCACGCCGGCCGGCGGCTTTGCGTGCCCGACTCAACCCGCGGCCGGCGGCACTGGCGCGATCGTCTGCGCCGGAAGCGGACTGGGCAATGGAGGCACGGCGCTCTTCGTGCTCGTGTTCACCGTGGATCCGCTGGTGCGCGACAATACGACGCTGATTAACAACGCGACGGCCGCCGGCGACTCCTACGATGTCGCCCCGGGCAACAACGCCAGTTCGCTTGCGGTGCTTGTCCAGAACCGCGCGGACCTGGTGCTGACGGTCAGCGCCAGCCCCGACCCGGTCATCGCCGGCAGCATCCTGCGCTACAACATCTCGATCGTCAACAGCGGACCGAGCGTCGCGCCGAACGTGGTGTTCACCGACATGCTGCCGATCAGCGGCACGCTGGTCAGCGCGATCACCAACCGCGGCAGTTGCGGCGCCGGCAACCCGGTCATCTGCACCATCGGCGACATGCATCCCGGCTTCGCGAGCGGCACGGCGTTCATCGTGCTCGACGTGCTGCTGGCCGCCAATTCGCCGGACAGCCAGTTCGCCTTCAACCGTGGCGAGGTCACCTCGGACACGACTGATCCCGACATGACCAACAACCTGGTTGATACGAGCACGCACGTCATTGCGCGCTCGGATCTGCGCATGTCGATGAGCGATAGCCCGGATCCGGTCATCGCCGGCGCGAACCTGACGTACACGATCCAGATCACCAACGGCGGCCCGAGCAACGCGCCCGGGGTGGTCGTCAGCGACACGCTGCCGGTCAGCAGCAGCCTGGTGGCGGCCAGCGTGCCGGGCGGCACGTGCATCCTGGCCGGCGACGTGATCTGCACTGTTGGCGCCCTGGTCGTCGGCCAGAGCATGCAGGTCATTGTTGTGGCCCGCATCAACTCGGATGTGTCGGACGGCAGTACGCTCACGAACGTCTCGCGTGTGGGCAGCCTCGCACTCGACGACAATACCGGCAACAACGGCGCCAGCGTGTCAACGCTGGTACTGCGCCGGCACGATTTGGTGATCACGAAGACGGGCATGCCCGACCCGGTGGAAGCCGGCGGACGGCTGACTTACACAATCGCGTACGTCAACAACGGACCATCCGACGCCTTTAACGTCACGATCAGCGACACCTTACCGCTGTACACCAGTTACTTCACCGTATCGTCCACCGCAGCCGACTGCGCGGGTGGGCGTGTGATCAGTTGCACCGTGGGCACCCTGCCCTACGGGTTCGGCGGGCTGGTTGTCGTCAGCGTCGATGTCGATGCGGCTGCGCCAGACCGACTGACGATCACCAACACGGCCGCGATTACGTCATCGTCGATCGATCTGAACTATCCAAACAACTGGGATTCTACACCAACGCAGTTGCGCGGCTGGGCCGATCTGGGCATGTCCAAGACCGACGCGCCCGATCCGGCGCCGGCGGGCACCGTCGTCACGTACACGCTGGTCGTCACGAACGCTGGGCCAAGCCGCGCGCTCGATGTCGTCATCACCGATCCGCTGCCGTACAACGAAACGCTGTTGAGCGGGTCGTTCGTGACGGTCGAAACCACCACCACGCGCTGGCAGGCGTTCAGCAACACGCCAGCGGTGACGTCCACGGCCACATTGACCGGCTCCGCGTGGCTGACGTCAACCAGCGGGCTGACGCAGACGGCGCTCGTCTCGGTCACGTCCGTCGTCTCCTCCTCGCTCGGCGTCACGACAACGACGACCTTCACCGCCACCAACTGGCGCACGGGATTCTGCACCGGCGCGCTCACGGCAACCTGTGCGCTGGGGCGCATGCTGGCTGGCGATGCCGTGACGGTCACGCTGGCGGCCGCAATCGACATCACCCCGCCGCCGCTAACGATCGTCACCAATACGGCGACCGTGACGGCATTGACAAGCGATCCGGTCACCGCCAACAATAGCGCCTCCGCCATTACGCGCATCATTCCGCAGGCCGACCTGGCCGTGGTCAAACGTGGGCGGCCTGATCCGGCGGCCGCCGGTACTAATCTGACCTACACATTGGTCGTGACGAACTACGGCCCGCATGCAGCACAGAATATCCAGTTGCTCGATCCGATTCCGGCTGGCACGTCGTTCATCACCGTGTCAGCCCCGACAGCTTGGGCTTGCGCGCTGCCCGTGCCGAATACGACGGTCGTGTGCGTTACGCCCGTTCTGGCAGTCGGCGCCGTGAGCAGCATCGAGATCTACCTGCTGATCGACCCGGCCGGCGTGGATGGCGCGCGCGTCGTCAACACCGTCAGCATCAGTTCAGACACGGCGGATATCGCGCCGGGCAACAACGTCTACACGGCGACGACCCTGCTGATGTCGCGGCCGGACCTGTCGATCATTAAGACCGGCACGCCTGAGGTGGTCGTAGCCGGCACCAATCTGACCTACACGCTCCAGATCAGCAACGCTGGGCCGTCCAAGGCGACTGTCGTGCGCATGACCGACCTGCTCTCGCCAACCGCGATGAGTCTGGTCAACGTGTCCACGACCGTCGGCGCGTGCAGCGGCACGACGAACTTCATCTGCAACTACGGCACGCTTCAGCCGGGCGCGCTGGCGACCACGACCATCGCCGTCTTCGTCAAACCCGGCGTGCGCGGCACCCTGTCCAACACAGCCAGCGTCTTCTCCAACGAGGCTGATCCGTTTACCGACAACAATATCTCGTCCATGGCGTCGACGGTCATCGGGCTGGTCGACTTGCAGGTCACGCAGTCCGACAACCCCGATCCCGTCGTGGCCGGCAAGCCAGTAACTTACACCGTCGTCGTGACGAATGCCGGTCCGTCAACCGCCAACGGCGTTACCATGGCCGAGGCGCTTCCCTGGTACTATTCTGTGTCGTCGATCACGCTGACGCAGGGCTTCTGCACTCTGGCCGGAACGCTGACGTGCAACCTGGGCAGCCTGACGCCCAACACGGGCGCCGTCGTCACGGTCACCATGTTGGTCGATCCGGCGGCGCGCGATATCGTCACCAGCACGTTGTCCGCCACCGCGGTAGAGACCGACACGAACAACCTAAATGACACGACGGTCGAGACGACCACTGTGCTGGTTCTCACGGATCTAGCCATCAGCAAGCGCGCCGGCGCCGATCCGGTCATCGCCGGCACGACGCTTACCTACACGCTGATTATTAGTAACGCCGGTCCATCGGCTGCGCTGGCTACCGTGGTGACCGATACACTGCCAGCCGGCACGACATTGTCCGGCTATCTGTCGCCGCAAGGGTCATGCACCGGTACGATACAGGTCGTGTGCGACATCGGCACGGTGCAGCCCAGCCAGCCGATCACCGTGCTACTGTTCGCAGCCGTTGATCCGGCCTGGCGCACGGCGCTGCACAACGATGTCATCGCCGTGTCGATCGATCCGGATACGGATCCGACGAACAACACGGCGGCGACCGACACCGCCGTGACTGCGCTGGCCGATGTATCTGTGCGCAAGACGGCCAGTAATGCCGGTGTGACGCTGACGTACATTGTCAGCGCGCAAAACGCCGGCCCGTCGACGGCCACGGGCGTGGCGCTGACCGATACGTTGCCGGCGGGCATGGTCGTGACGGACCTGCACACGTCGCAGGGATTCTGCGCGGGCTTGACCATCGTCGCGTGCATGCTCGACACGCTGCCACCCAATACAACCGCGAGCGTGACGATCACGGCCGTGATCAGCCCGGCGATGCCCGGCACGTACACGAACACCGCGCTGGTCGGCGCGATCGAAACGGATCCAGACCTTGCCAACAACAGCGCACAGGCATCGACGCACATTTACGGCACGTATCTGCCTCTGATTCTTCATCGCTATGTGCCCGGTCCCGACCTGATCGTGACGCATATCGATGCGACGCCTGCGAATGTCACAGTGGTGGTTCGTAACGTCGGAGACCGGCCGGTCGCCAGCACGTTCTGGGTGGACTTCTATGTCAACCCGAATCCGGTGCCGGTGAAGGTGAACGACCGCGCCGACGACGGTCGCTCGTCGCAATACATTGTCTGGGGCGTCACCGAATCTGCACTGCCAATTCAACCCGGCGGCACGCTGACCCTGACCTATGGTGACCGGTATATGTTCGGGCCGCTGACCAAGTTCACGCCAGGCACCATGGCGGTTGGCGCGCTGGTCTATGCGCAGGCCGACTCAGCGAGTGAGAACAGTTGGTTTGGCGGCGTGCTGGAGAATCACGAAATGGTTGGCGGTCTGTACAACAATATCTACGGACCGGTAGCAGTGGTTCCGGGAAATGCGCCCGTGACGCCACAGGCACCGGCGTCGAGTTCCGTGCCGTCGGGCACGCTGCCGCCGAGGCGTCAGCGATAG
- a CDS encoding class I SAM-dependent methyltransferase, with product MTTAKPYSYDDMPYPSRAKPETRPAHMGALAVLHGMQPAPAESCRVLELGCSDGGNLIPLAYAYPHSTFVGVDLGAGQIAQGAHFADELGLRNVTLQHADIAALGADLGPFDYIIAHGVLSWVPRSIQDAILRLCETMLSPQGVAFLSYNAYPGWHMRTMVREMMQHHARDAESLRDRTARGREMLAYLAAATESLRGKTSPTLDYDSYSRAILKEQEIQSGFGDWYIAHEFFESHNEPFYFRDIVERAGAHGLQFLCEARFSEMSYAHYPKGVTEPLEQFAGGDIIEREQYLDFLRLRTFRQTLLCRSNIALERTPRTEWVRSLHIGSQAQPLSESPDLASKQVERFRGPSGTTMTVTNPLGKAAMLRLCNAWPRTVPFDELHDTARHMLNPRAPAVQAKAQQAQEQQFLADMLYKAFAIDMVEVSSAPAPVAPAIDDRPLASALARAQSARGKSVVNLRHESVDLDDEVTHRLLGCLDGTRDRTALLHEMATLAADGVLVVERNGRPIEDEDDYMRALDEALALHVSRIHNAALLVPQPAVRRTTKREPQ from the coding sequence ATGACCACCGCCAAGCCGTACAGCTACGACGACATGCCGTACCCGAGCCGCGCCAAACCGGAAACGCGCCCGGCGCACATGGGCGCGCTCGCCGTCCTGCACGGCATGCAGCCCGCACCGGCGGAGTCGTGCCGCGTGCTGGAACTGGGCTGCTCCGACGGCGGCAACCTGATCCCGCTGGCGTATGCGTACCCGCACAGCACGTTTGTCGGCGTCGATCTCGGCGCCGGGCAGATCGCGCAGGGCGCGCATTTCGCCGACGAGTTAGGATTGCGCAACGTCACGCTCCAGCATGCCGATATCGCAGCACTGGGCGCGGACCTGGGCCCGTTCGACTATATCATCGCGCACGGTGTCTTGTCGTGGGTGCCGCGCAGCATCCAGGATGCGATCCTGCGGCTGTGCGAAACAATGCTGTCCCCGCAGGGCGTCGCGTTTTTGAGCTATAACGCCTACCCGGGCTGGCACATGCGCACGATGGTACGCGAGATGATGCAGCACCATGCGCGGGACGCCGAGTCGCTGCGCGACCGGACGGCGCGCGGCCGCGAGATGCTCGCCTATCTGGCCGCCGCAACCGAGAGCCTGCGCGGGAAAACGAGCCCGACGCTCGACTATGACTCGTACAGCCGCGCGATTCTCAAAGAGCAAGAAATCCAGAGCGGCTTCGGCGACTGGTATATCGCTCACGAGTTTTTCGAGTCACACAATGAGCCGTTCTATTTTCGCGACATCGTCGAACGCGCCGGCGCACACGGTCTTCAGTTTCTCTGTGAGGCGCGCTTTTCGGAAATGTCCTATGCGCACTATCCAAAGGGCGTGACGGAGCCGCTGGAGCAGTTCGCCGGCGGCGACATCATTGAGCGCGAGCAGTATCTGGACTTTCTGCGGCTGCGGACGTTCCGCCAGACGCTGCTGTGCCGGTCCAACATCGCGCTGGAGCGCACACCGCGTACCGAATGGGTTCGGTCATTGCACATCGGCTCGCAAGCGCAGCCGCTGTCCGAATCGCCGGACCTGGCATCGAAGCAGGTTGAGCGATTTCGCGGTCCCAGCGGCACGACCATGACGGTTACGAATCCGCTGGGCAAGGCCGCCATGCTGCGCCTGTGCAACGCGTGGCCCCGAACCGTGCCATTTGACGAACTGCACGACACGGCGCGGCACATGCTCAACCCGCGCGCGCCCGCTGTGCAAGCCAAAGCACAGCAAGCACAAGAGCAGCAGTTTTTGGCCGACATGCTGTACAAGGCTTTCGCGATCGACATGGTCGAAGTCAGCAGCGCGCCGGCGCCGGTCGCGCCCGCGATCGACGATCGTCCGCTGGCCAGCGCGCTGGCGCGCGCACAGTCCGCGCGCGGCAAGTCCGTTGTCAACCTGCGCCACGAGAGCGTCGACCTGGACGACGAGGTCACGCACCGGTTACTGGGTTGTCTGGACGGCACGCGCGATCGTACCGCCCTGCTGCACGAGATGGCCACGCTGGCGGCCGACGGTGTGCTGGTGGTAGAGCGCAACGGGCGGCCGATTGAAGACGAAGACGATTACATGCGGGCGCTGGACGAAGCGCTGGCGCTGCACGTCAGCCGCATCCATAACGCCGCGCTGCTCGTACCGCAGCCGGCTGTCCGGCGGACCACGAAGAGAGAACCGCAATGA
- a CDS encoding methyltransferase regulatory domain-containing protein, whose translation MMEAPDITSAVLARNASIQAAYDAIPYPSLSYAQTHPDTLATVARLAGLSPAPVERCRVLELGTGSGGNLLPMAEALPDSTFIGIDLSARQIEVGRQVVDALGLKNIALRAESILDIGADYGTFDYIIAHGVYSWVPRAVQDKILSICRTNLAPQGVAYVSYNCFPGWKMLGAIRDMLLYRTRDIDEPMVKAAHARDMLNFVSDALQKSNGAHSLLMSSYATFLQRELEHIHEAGDAYLLHDELEQINEPLYFHEFATRLAEHELQYLADAEMRTGMASQFTPEVSERLQKISRDAVELEQYMDFMTNRMFRRSLLCHAEIEPERRITPEQIGAFCVASHADEEEAKAGERSATFKGGDGSAFASDTPITIAAMRELRRVWPRSLRFDELLDRARAEVARALPEFVTQRATDYRNLGANLLQAFVHSPQLVELHTYAPSMATQVAERPQALALARHQAVYAEKITNLYHERVQLAPLARAVLPLLDGTRNRPALIDALMTGPIADGLLTLTDKEATITDPVALRSGVEDELEQCLAWLAYAAVLVN comes from the coding sequence ATGATGGAGGCTCCGGACATAACCAGCGCCGTGCTGGCACGCAACGCCTCCATTCAGGCGGCGTATGACGCCATTCCGTATCCGAGCCTGTCGTACGCGCAAACGCACCCCGACACGCTGGCCACGGTCGCTCGGCTCGCGGGACTGTCGCCGGCGCCGGTCGAACGCTGCCGGGTGTTGGAGCTTGGCACCGGCAGCGGCGGCAACCTCCTGCCGATGGCCGAGGCGCTGCCCGACAGCACGTTCATTGGCATCGACTTGTCGGCCCGCCAGATAGAGGTCGGCCGGCAGGTCGTCGATGCGCTCGGTCTGAAGAACATCGCGCTGCGCGCTGAAAGCATCCTGGATATTGGCGCCGATTACGGCACGTTCGACTACATCATAGCGCACGGTGTCTATTCGTGGGTGCCGCGCGCGGTGCAGGACAAGATCCTGTCGATCTGCCGGACGAACCTGGCGCCGCAGGGCGTCGCCTACGTCAGTTACAACTGTTTTCCGGGCTGGAAAATGCTCGGCGCCATTCGCGACATGCTGCTGTACCGCACGCGCGACATCGACGAGCCGATGGTCAAGGCGGCACACGCCCGCGACATGCTCAATTTCGTCAGCGATGCGCTGCAGAAGTCCAACGGCGCGCACAGCTTGTTGATGAGCAGCTACGCGACATTCTTGCAGCGCGAGCTTGAGCATATCCACGAAGCCGGCGACGCCTACCTGCTGCACGACGAGTTGGAGCAGATCAACGAACCGCTGTACTTTCACGAGTTTGCAACGCGGCTCGCGGAGCACGAATTGCAGTACCTGGCGGATGCAGAAATGCGAACCGGCATGGCCAGCCAGTTCACGCCGGAGGTGTCGGAGCGACTGCAAAAGATTTCGCGCGATGCCGTCGAACTTGAGCAGTACATGGATTTCATGACCAACCGCATGTTCCGTCGCTCGCTGCTCTGCCATGCCGAAATTGAGCCGGAGCGCCGCATTACGCCGGAGCAGATCGGCGCATTCTGTGTGGCCTCACACGCCGATGAAGAAGAGGCTAAAGCCGGCGAACGGTCGGCGACATTTAAGGGCGGTGACGGCTCCGCATTCGCCAGCGACACGCCAATCACGATCGCCGCCATGCGCGAACTGCGGCGCGTCTGGCCGCGCTCCCTGCGGTTCGACGAATTGCTGGACCGCGCCCGCGCCGAAGTGGCCCGCGCCCTGCCGGAGTTCGTGACGCAGCGCGCGACCGACTACCGCAACCTGGGCGCCAACCTTCTGCAGGCGTTCGTGCACAGCCCGCAACTGGTTGAACTGCACACCTATGCGCCGTCGATGGCAACGCAGGTCGCCGAGCGGCCGCAGGCGCTGGCACTGGCGCGACACCAGGCCGTCTATGCGGAGAAAATCACCAACCTGTATCACGAACGCGTTCAGTTGGCGCCGCTGGCGCGCGCCGTCCTGCCACTTCTGGATGGTACACGCAACCGCCCGGCGCTCATTGACGCGCTGATGACCGGCCCGATTGCGGACGGGCTGCTTACGCTCACAGACAAAGAGGCGACCATTACCGACCCGGTTGCCCTGCGCAGCGGCGTCGAAGACGAGCTGGAACAATGCCTGGCCTGGCTGGCTTACGCCGCCGTGCTGGTGAACTGA